The Devosia sp. 1566 sequence CGCCGCGCTTGAGCACCCGGTGCGCTTCGGCGAGCGCGAGGGGGATGCGCGGCACGTTGCGGATGCCAAAGGCGATCGTATAGACGTCAAAGCTGTTGTCGGGGAAGGGCAGGGACTCGGCATTGGCCTCGACAAAGCTCACCTGGTCGGGATAGCGCCATTCGCGCGCCCGCTGGGCGCCCACGCGCAGCATGTCCGAATTGATGTCGGACACGACGACTTCGGCGTAGCCGACCGAGCGATTGATGATGCGCTCGGCAATGTCGCCGGTGCCCCCGGCCATATCGAGCACGCGATAAGGCCTTGTGCCCGATTTAGGCGGGCTCAGCTCGGTCACCATCGCATCCTTCCAGATGCGGTGCACGCCCCCGCTCATCAGGTCGTTCATCAGGTCATAACGATCGGCGACGCCGTGGAACACGGCATTGACCATGCCCTGCTTGTCTTCGAGCGCCACAGTTTGCTCGCCGAAATGGGTGGTCTCGCGCGTGTCGGTCATGGCATGGAACTCTTGAACGCTAAGGGGCCTAGGTTTGCGCCGCACCATAGCGAAGCCCGCCTCGCTTTGCCATGGCGCAAAGCAGCACAAGCGCCAGGAGCCAAGGATGCCAGAACTGCCCGAGGTCGAAACGGTGCGCCGGGGCCTGGCGCCATGGCTCGAAGGCGCGCACATCGAGAAGGTGACGTTGCACCGCGAAAACCTGCGCTTTCCCTTTCCGCCGGGTTTGAAGGAAAAGCTGGAAGGCCAGAGCGTGCGCCATGTCGGGCGGCGGGCCAAATACCTGCTGATGGAGCTCTCGAGTGGCGCAACGCTGTTGAGCCATCTCGGGATGACGGGGGCGTATCGCTTTGCCGAGCACCCCATCGACAAGCCGCCGCGCTATTATGAGCTCGGGCCCGTACCCAAGCACGACCATATGGTTTGGGAGATCTCGCATCCCGTTCATGGCCGCTCGCACCTGATCTATGCCGATCCGCGCCGCTTCGGCTTTGTGGATCTCTATGATGACATCACGACGAGCCCTTATCTGCAGGGCCTTGGTCCCGAGCCACTGGGCAACGGCTTCAATGTGGAGAGCCTGAGCGCGGCGCTCAAGGGCAAGAAGAGCCCGATCAAGGCGGCGCTGCTGGATCAGCGCGTGGTGGCGGGGCTGGGCAATATCTATGTGGCCGAAGCGCTGCATCGCGCCCATATCCACCCCACGGCGCTAGCGGGATCGCTGCTGACGGAAGAGGGGGCGCCCAAGCCTGCGCTCGAAGCGCTGGTGTCCGCCACCCGCCAGGTGCTGATCGAGGCCATCGAGGTGGGCGGCTCGACCTTGCGCGACTTCCGCAATGCCGAGGGCGGCTCGGGTTATTTCCAGCACCGCTTTGCCGTTTATGACCGGGAAGGGCAGCCTTGCCCCACCCCGGGCTGTACGGGTACGATTGAGCGCATCGTGCAGTCCGGCCGGTCCACCTTCTTTTGTCCGGTTTGCCAGGGGCAGCCCTGAGCGGAGCGCGGGTGAATCCA is a genomic window containing:
- the ubiE gene encoding bifunctional demethylmenaquinone methyltransferase/2-methoxy-6-polyprenyl-1,4-benzoquinol methylase UbiE, with product MTDTRETTHFGEQTVALEDKQGMVNAVFHGVADRYDLMNDLMSGGVHRIWKDAMVTELSPPKSGTRPYRVLDMAGGTGDIAERIINRSVGYAEVVVSDINSDMLRVGAQRAREWRYPDQVSFVEANAESLPFPDNSFDVYTIAFGIRNVPRIPLALAEAHRVLKRGGRILVLEFSQVDVPGLDALYRQFSDRVIPPMGRLVTGDAQPYQYLVESIRKFPSPPAFSAMLTEAGFKRVKHTAMTGNIAALFSGWKL
- the mutM gene encoding bifunctional DNA-formamidopyrimidine glycosylase/DNA-(apurinic or apyrimidinic site) lyase is translated as MPELPEVETVRRGLAPWLEGAHIEKVTLHRENLRFPFPPGLKEKLEGQSVRHVGRRAKYLLMELSSGATLLSHLGMTGAYRFAEHPIDKPPRYYELGPVPKHDHMVWEISHPVHGRSHLIYADPRRFGFVDLYDDITTSPYLQGLGPEPLGNGFNVESLSAALKGKKSPIKAALLDQRVVAGLGNIYVAEALHRAHIHPTALAGSLLTEEGAPKPALEALVSATRQVLIEAIEVGGSTLRDFRNAEGGSGYFQHRFAVYDREGQPCPTPGCTGTIERIVQSGRSTFFCPVCQGQP